TTTTATAAGTATATTAGCCCCATGTTACCTTAATATGCTTGGTCAGGCACTAGCTCGTATACCTGAGCAAGGCACAACGTAAGGTTATTGCTCTTGCTGATTTTCTGACTTTGCATCTTGAAGTATCATGGGTATAACATCTTATAAACATTTTTGTTTCAATGAGCAATCCATTGCTATATAAGCCGCAATTATGGAAACTTACGGCTTCGGTTCACTTAGTTGTTATAGACAACAGGTCTCTTTCAGTTGTGGTCCAGCAGCAACTAACGCTTGCCCTTCGCTTTTATCGGTATAACGCGCAAAGTTTTCAATAAATAGTGTGGCTAGCTGCTCAGCTTTACTTTCCCATTCCGCCTCACTAGCATAGGTATCTCGCGGATCTAATATGTTGCTATCTACGTTTGGTAAAGCTAATGGCACTTCCAGATTAAAATAAGGGATTTGCTTGGTGTTGGCTTGCTCAATTGAACCGTCTAATATGGCATTGATTATGCCGCGTGTGTCTTGAATTGATATACGTTTACCTGATCCATTCCAACCAGTATTCACTAAATATGCTTCTGCACCACACGCTTCCATCCGTTTTACTAGTTGTTCAGAATATTGAGTGGGGTGTAATGTAAGAAAAGCAGCACCAAAACAGGCTGAAAATGTTGGTGTTGGTTTCGTAATGCCTCGCTCAGTACCGGCAAGTTTGGCTGTAAATCCTGAAAGGAAATGGTACTGCGTTTGTGCTTTAGTCAGTTTCGCTACTGGTGGTAAGACGCCAAATGCATCGGCGGTTAAAAAGATAACTTTTTGTGCGTGCCCACCCTTTGAAATGGGTTTGACGATATTTGTAATGTGATTGATTGGATATGAGACTCGTGCATTTTCTGTTTTGCTGGCATCATCGTAATCGACCACACCGTCCTCATCTATCACCACATTTTCCAATAGCGCATTACGTTTGATTGCATTATAGATATCGGGCTCAGCTTCTGGGCTTAATCGGATTGTTTTCGCATAGCAGCCACCTTCAAAGTTAAATACGCCTTCATCGTCCCAACCATGTTCATCATCACCTATTAAAGCGCGCTTTGAATCGGTTGAAAGGGTTGTTTTACCGGTTCCTGATAAGCCGAAGAAAATCGCGGTATCACCAGCTTCCCCCATATTCGCCGAGCAATGCATCGATGCCATGCCATTAATCGGTAACAGATAATTCATCACTGAAAATAGCCCTTTTTTCATCTCACCACCATACCAGGTACCACCGATGACTTGAATTTTTTCAGTGAGATTAAAGGCCACAAAGTTCTCTGAATTCAGGCCCTGTAGTTGCCACTGCGAATTAGTGGTTTTAGCGCCATTGATAACAACAAAATCCGGTTCAAAATCGATAAGTTCTTCTGCTGTTGGGCGAATAAACATATTTGTTACAAAATGCGCTTGCCATGCAACTTCCATGATAAATCGTACTTTTAAACGTGAATTTTCGTTGGCACCACAAAAAGCATCAACAACGAATAGGCGTTTATTACAAAGGTCTTCTGTAACGATTTTTTTTAAATAATTCCAAGTTAATTGATCAATTGCTTTATTGTCATTTTTGCCTTGATCGCTCCACCAAATAGTGTCGCGAGTTGTATCGTCTTTAACGATATATTTATCCTTTGGAGAGCGACCTGTGAATATGCCTGTATCGACTGCGACAGCCCCGCTTTGAGTAATGATTCCTTTCTCAAAACCTTCTAAGTTAGGGCTCATCTCTTCGGTGAATAGTGTTTCATAGCTTGGGTTGTATACAATTTCTGATACACCCGTGATGCCATATTTACTTAACGCATTGCTAGATAAAATTGCCGCTTTTGTCATATTCAGTTCCTCTTAAATGATTAATAATTTTTAAAGATCCTACATAATGCCAATATTTAGAGTAGGGGATTAATAAAATCACATCGGAGATCTAGTTCAAATAATCGAAGTAAAGGTATAAAATATGTCATTGCTGTGCGCATTGTCATGAAATTTATTGCTGGTTGCTATTATGTTAACCAAGAGATTATGCTAATAACTAGGCGGTATAGGTACACTTGCGTGTACCTGATTGTGGCACTAATGTTCGGTATTGTGTTGATCGTTTAGCAATATTTGTAAGTCATTTAGTTCAAAATGGTAATCGCTGCCGCAGTATTCACAGTGCATATCAATGGCGCCATTTTCATGTAACATCTCGCGTATCTCTTCTGGCGCAATAGAAGCAAGCGATGATAAACAACGTTCCTGTGAACAGTTACATTTAAAAGAGATACTGTCAGGTTCAAATAAGCGCACTTTTTCTTCATGGTATAAACGATATAGTAGCGCTTCATTGTTTAAGTTAAATAACTCTTCGGCTGTTATTGTTGCTGCTAATGTTGTGACATGCTGGAATTGTGCTTGGTGATTTTCATCCACCGCAGGTAGTGTTTGAATTAATAGTCCGGCAGCTTTTGTTTCATCAGTATTGCTTGCATGGAGAATAATACAGGTTGGTAATTGTTCAGATTGTTTAAAGTACGCTTCTAGGCAACTACTAAGCGAATCATTATTAAGCTCTACAATGCCTTGATAGCGTTCGCCATTATCCGGTGTAATTGTTATCACCAAATGGCCTTTACCCACTAATTCTTTAAAGGAAAGACCTGTCGTTTCACCTTCAACTCGTGCTGCACCGCGTAACTGTAAATCTTTATTGCCATTCACCACTGCAAACTTTAAGGGGCCATCGCCTTGTATTTGTACTGCGATTACACCTTCAAATTTTAATGTTGCCGTCAATAGGCTGGTTGCAATTGCAAGCTCACCAATAATGTTTTCTACTTCTGCGCCGTAGTGGTGGTTTTTGATTATTTCATGGAAGCTATTATCTGCATGGGCAATTTCGCCGCGAATTTGGTAATCATCAAAAATGAATCGTTGTAATTGATCACTCATATCTTTATCTCTCTGCTCTATTTAATTTAATCGTAATTTGCGCTATTACGCTGTGTTTTTGCCTGTATTAACTCTCTACGCTCTTTCTTGTTTGGTTTACGATCCGGATGAGGGGCATTTTGTAAACTTAGTTTACGTAGTGTTTGGTATTGTTCTCGTTTGCTGATACTTTCTTGAGTTTCATTATACAGCGTCTCCGCAATAGGGGCACCGCAGCGCTGCTCAGATAAAACCTCAATGCGGACTTGTTTGATTATATCGCCCTGACGAATAGATAGAATTGCACCTATTTCGACTATTTTACTCGCTTTACTGCGTTGACCGTTATAATGAACTTTACCACCTTGAACCATTTCTCGGGCGATACTACGTGTCTTATAAAAACGAGCAGCCCATAACCATTTATCTAAGCGAATCTTTTTATCTGTCATTTTCACTCTTCTTTTTATGCGTTTGAATTAAGTTTGATATTTTGATGAAGACAAACGATGTTTATTTATGACAACATGGTAGCGAGTATAGCAAATTGCCTTGCCAAACCCGCAGTAAATATCGAATCAAATGTTTTGCTTGGGTTGTTTTTGATTCGTGTTTTTTCTTTAATGTCAATCCTCAAGGGGGTTTATTGTTCACTCACGAGCGATATAGCGCAGAATTGTAACTCTATACTTGTCGCAATTAGATGGCTATTGTAGCATGCTCAAATACTTCGTTAATATGCTTACTGAGTTTAGTGGCATATTGAACTAAAATTAAGCAGGCAGCATGGTCGTTCCATTATCAATTATATTACAAAAGGCATTTAAGCCCGTACTGATTATTTTATCTGCATTGATTGCGTATCAAATTGCGCTATTAACATGGTCGCTATTGCCACAAAAAGAGCCGCAATCGCAATGGATTGCGCCGCTGGTAACAAGCGCAACTGTGGATAATAAAGTTTCAACCGTTCAACTACAAGGGCTGCACCTTTTTGGTAAGGTGGCGATTGCAGAAGAAAAGATCAAACCTACAGAAGAAGTCCGGGATGCGCCTAAAACCAAGTTAAATTTAACATTAGTCGGCGTGGTTTCAGCCAGTAACCCATTATATTCCAGTGCAATTATTGTTTATCAGAATGCACAAGATAGTTATTTTATTGACTCTATTATTGAGGGGACGAAAGCTAAAATTTCTAAGATACATCAAGACCGGGTTTTGCTTGATGTTGATGGCGAATTACAAACGTTAATGTTAGATGGCGTCGAAATGTTAGAGCAAAAACAGCAAGAGCATGGGGCCGTGGTATCTGCGCCTTCTGCTAAAATTTCCAGTAATCGTAGTAAGTCTGAAGTGAAAACGATTTCCATCGATAGGGAGGCTCTGCTAAAGATCCTGGGAAAATAACAGACTATATTCAAATATCTCCCGTTCGTGAAGATAATGAAATTAAAGGGTACCGTGTTTCTCCTGGTAAAGACAAAGATTTATTTGAAGAAGCTGGTTTACAAAGTGGCGATCTTGCAGTTGAAGTAAATGGTGTTGATTTAACGGATATGCAAGAAGCTTTGGGGCTAATGAAAATGCTTCCTACAATGAGTGAAATCACCCTAACAGTAGAAAGAGGGGGCGAGTTGCATGAAATATATTTCACTGTTCCATAGTTATGCCCATATAACCTCAAGCTGCATTGTCAGATGCTAGTTCAGATAGCAGAGCAAGACGTAATATGGGTATATGAAATAATATTGATCTGTCGCATTATGAATAATCATTCAGATTCATCACAGAAAATCATGGAGTGTTAGTTAATATGATGTTTTTAAGGATAAAAAAGCAGTTAAGCAAACTTCTGCAAATTAGTTTGTGTGCTTTTATGATTCACGGCTTGGTGAGTGAATCGGTATTAGCAACAGAATATTCTGCGAGCTTTAAAAATGCTGATATTAAAGAATTTATTAATATCGTTGGTAAAAATTTAAATAAGACGATTATCTTAGATCCTGCGGTACGAGGTAATATCAATGTACGTAGTTATGATCTATTGAACGAACAGCAATATTATCACTTTTTCTTAAATGTGTTAGAAGTGTATGGTTTTGCCGTTGTAACTATGCCAAACAATATTATCAAAGTTATCAAATCAAAGGATGCGAAAACATCGGCCATTCCCGTTGTTGATGACGGTATGCTTAGTGGCGATGAGATGGTGACGCGTGTTGTACCTGTTCTTAATGTTTCCGTGCGTGAGTTAGCCCCTTTGTTGCGTCAACTTAACGATAATGCCGGTGGTGGTAATGTTGTGCATTATGATCCCTCTAATATAATTATGCTCACTGGCCGTGCTGCAGTGGTCAATCGTTTAGTGAAAATCATTCAGCGGGTTGATAAAGCGGGCGACCAAGAAGTTGATATTGTTAGGTTAAAATACGCCAGTGCATTAGAAATGGTAAAAACAATTACCGCCATTCAAAAGCCTGCAGCGGGTTCGAAAAGTAACACGCCGAGTATTTTAGAGCCGCGCTTAGTGGCTGATGAACGAACCAACTCACTGATAATAAGCGGAACCCCAAACTCGGACACGCATTGTGGCATTGGTTAAATCGCTCGATGAAGAGTTGAAAAATGACGGTAATACGCGTGTTTTTTATCTCAAATACGCGAAAGCCAAAGAGGTGGTTGATGTATTAAAAGGGGTAAGTAAAAACCTTGAAAAGGCAACGGGACAATCGAATAGTAAAACTGGAACGGATTTGAGTATTGAATCTCATGAAGGCACCAATGCCATTGTTGTCTCTGCGCAACCTGCATTAATGGCATCCTTGGGGAGCATTATTCGTCAACTTGATATTCGCCGTGCACAGGTTTTAGTTGAGGCGATTATTGTGGAAGTCTCGGAGGCTGACGGTATCAAGCTTAGTACACAATTTGCGACGAGTTCTGGTGGCACATCATTTAATGACAATGGCGTGAGTACAGGCGAAGTGATTGCTGCAATCAATGATGATAGTAGTGATAATGAGGCTGCACTAAACGTACTCAACAAACTATCAGGTGGAATCATCGGCATTACCGGTTCTGATTGGGGGGTTTTATTGCAGGCTATCAGTACGAGTAGCAACTCTAACATTCTTGCAACACCGAGCCTGACAACCTTAGATAACCAAGAAGCGAGCTTTATTGTTGGTGATGAAGTACCTGTTCTTACTGGCTCTGCTGCTAGTTCAAACAATGATAATCCATTCCAAACCATTGAACGTAAAGAGATTGGTGTAAAACTGAATGTAACACCGCAAATCAATGAAGGTGATGCAGTGCAAATGGTGATTGAGCAAGAGGTTTCAAACATCAAAGGGCAAACCTCGGTCGATGTTATATTCGCAACACGAGCCGTAAAAACAACGGTGCTCGCTAAATCAGGGGAAACGGTCATTATTGGTGGTTTAATAAATGAATCCGTTAATGAAACTGTTGATAAAGTACCATTACTGGGTGATATCCCCTACTTGGGGCAACTATTTCGTTCAACTAAAAGTAGTACCGAGAAACGTAACTTAATGATCTTTATACGTGCAACGATTATACGTGATGATCAAACGATGAATAATTTGAGTACTCGTAAATATAGTCTAATCCGTGAAGTGCAAATGGGGGAGCGAGATCGCGGTATTAATTTAATGCCAAACAGCTTAGCGCCAGTATTACCTGCGTGGGGGAAAGTCATGAAATTAATATTGAGAGTTTTATGAATAAAGAAGGTTTACGTAAAGTTAAAAAAGAGCTACAAGAAATGGACAGGTCGGCGCAGGAAGATAAGTAATGGATGAGCTGAATGTAAATGCACCAGTGACTGATGAAGAGGCGGTTGAGTTTACACCTCGAGGGCAGTTACCTTTTACTTTCTCTAAAAAGTATGGGTTAGTAATGGGATTTTCAGACCATGCAACGGAGCTTTGTTATAAACTTCTTCCTAGCGCGGATCTATTATTAGAAGTGCGTCGTGTCATTGGGCATCCGTTTACCTTAAAAAAAGTGGATAATGAACACTTTGAAAGTTTAGTGACCATTGCCTATCAGTCTTCTTCATCGGAAGCACAGCAATTAATGGAAGACATTGGTAGCGATGACTTTTTTACCCTGGCGGAGGAGTTGCCTAAGGATGAAGATCTTTTAGAGACGGAAGATGATGCCCCCATCATTAAATTGATCAATGCGATGTTGGGGGAGGCGATTAAAGAGGAAGCCTCAGACATTCATATAGAAACCTTTGAAAATTCACTGGTTATTCGTTTTCGTATCGATGGTGTATTACGTGAGATTTTAAAACCGCAGCGTAAACTCGCTGCATTATTAGTGTCGCGTATTAAAGTAATGGCGAAGCTTGATATTGCAGAAAAACGTGTCCCTCAAGATGGTCGTATTTCACTTCGAATCGGTGGGCGAGCAGTAGATGTACGTGTATCAACGATGCCTGCAAGCCATGGTGAACGTGTGGTGCTACGTCTATTGGATAAAAATGCGATAAAATTAGACCTTGCTACACTGGGTATGACCAACAAAAATCATAAACTACTACAAGAGCTTATCCACAAACCCCATGGTATTGTTTTAGTCACTGGGCCAACGGGGTCGGGTAAAAGTACGACTTTATATGCCGGATTATTAGAAATCAACTCTAAAGATCGCAACATTCTCACCGTAGAAGATCCAATTGAATACGCTATTAGTGGTATTGGACAAACACAGGTAAACAGCAAAGTCGATATGACCTTTGCGCGAGGTTTGCGTGCCATTTTACGTCAGGATCCTGATGTGGTAATGATAGGTGAAATTCGTGATCTAGAAACTGCGGAAATAGCAGTACAGGCAAGTTTAACAGGGCATCTCGTTTTTTCAACATTACATACGAATAGTGCCGTTGGTGCGGTAACGCGTTTGCGAGATATGGGAGTCGAGCCATTTTTGCTCTCATCGAGTCTGTTGGGAGTGCTCGCACAACGTTTAGTGCGTCGTCTATGCTCAAGCTGTAAAGTGCCGCATAATTGCACCGATAGAGAGAAACAGATCTTAGGCCTTGGCGAAAATGAGCAAGCAGTTGTTTATCGCCCGGTTGGATGTCCGCAGTGCAATCAAACAGGTTACAAAGGAAGAACGGGAATACATGAACTGTTAGTCGTTGACGATAATGTTAGAGAATTAATTCATACGGGAGCTGGTGAGCAGGCCGTTGAAAAAGTGATTCGTCAGCATACGGCGAGTATTCGAGATGATGGTTTAGCTAAAGTATTGCGTGGTGAAACGACCCTTGAAGAGATTTTACGTGTGACCAGAGGAGATTAGCGTGGCGACTTTCTCTTATAAAGCAATTGATGCACGGGGAAAACCCAAAAAAGGGACATTAGAAGCGGATTCAGCGCGTTTGCTTCGTCAACAATTACGTCAGTCAGGTTTAACCCCTTTGACGGTTGAAGCTGTTGCAAATAAAAGCTCCAAAAATTCAACATCATTATTTAGTAGTAAAATTAAAACTGCTGATTTGGCATTAATCACTCGTCAACTATCTACATTAGTTGCTTCCGCTATTCCCATTGAAGAGTGTTTGTATGCGGTTGCAGAGCAATGTGACAAGCCGAAAATAAAAGCCATGTTAGCCGCGGTTCGTGGTGGTGTTATTGAGGGGCATAATTTAGCAGATAGTATGCGCGCTTTTCCGCTTATTTTTGATGATTTATTTTGTGCTATGGTTGCCGCTGGCGAAAAATCGGGGCACCTTGATAAGGTCTTAGAGCGTTTGGCGGATTACGCCGAGCAACGCCAAGAGATGAAAAGCAAAATGATGCAGGCTTTAATTTATCCTACAGTATTAACCTTAGTGGCCATTTCAGTAGTGGCTATTTTGCTAACCTCCGTGGTACCTCAAGTTGTCGGACAGTTTGAACATATGGGCGCGGATTTACCGGCTTCTACACGATTTTTAATCGCCAGTAGCGATTTATTAAGTGCCTATGGCCTCTATTTGGTGTTATTTATTATTGTGGCTCTGTTTGCCTTTAAGCAATGGTTAAAGAAACCCGCTAATCAACTTCTATTTGATAAGAAACTGCTTACCATTCCTGTTATTGGAAATGTTGCCAATGAACTCAATACAGCCCGCTTTGCGCGCACTTTGAGTATTTTAAATAGCAGTGCTGTACCGCTTCTTGAAGCATTAACCATTGCCGGACAGGTATTAAGTAACCTTTATATTCGCCAACAAGTCGGTGAAGCAAGTGAACGAGTGCGAGAGGGGGTTAGTCTTGGGCGGGCATTAGAAAGTACTAAGCTATTCCCTCCGATGATGTTACATATGATAAGCAGTGGCGAACGTAGTGGGGAATTGGGTAATATGCTGGAACGCTCAGCGGATAACCAAGATAAACAGTTCTCGGCACAGGTAACCATTGCATTAGGGGTGTTTGAACCCGCATTAGTTATCTCAATGGCAGGCGTTGTTTTGTTTATTGTTGCCGCTATTTTACAACCTATTTTAGAGCTTAATAATATCGTTGCTGGTTAACATCAAGGTGATATGCTTAAGTGTCTCAAACAAGAAAAATTTATAATTAGAAACTTAAGGGGAATATAATGAAAAGTTCACTGCAAAAAGGTTTTACCTTACTAGAAATCATGGTGGTAATTGTTATTTTAGGTGTATTAGCTTCAATGGTTGTGCCGAACTTAATGGGCAATAAAGATAAAGCTGATCGCCAAAAAGTAATCTCAGATGTTATTGCTTTAGAGAACGCCTTGGATATGTATCGATTAGATAACAGTGTTTATCCAACGACAGAGCAAGGGTTAGAAGCATTGCGAGAAAAACCAACTAGTTCTCCTGAGCCACGTAACTATCGTGAAGATGGTTATATCAAACGTTTACCACAGGATCCATGGGGTAATGATTACATCTTAAATAGCCCTGGTGAAAACGGTAAAATTGATATTTTATCCGTTGGGCCTGATGGTGAAGAGGGGACTGATGATGATATTGGTAACTGGAATCTTGATGGTAAAGAATAGACTGTAACTCAGTGTTTATTGGTGTGAATAAGAAGAATAACCAGCAAGGCTTCACGTTACTCGAAGTGATGCTGGTTTTATTACTAATGGGAATGATATCGGTTGGCGTTGTCATGACCATACCGAGTAATTTAACTTCAGAACAGAGCGTCCAATGGCAAGCACAACGTTTTAGTACCCTATTACAGTTTGCTGAAGATGAAGCGATGATTTCCGGTGTCGAATTGGGTTTGTTGTTTACGGATAATAATCGCTATCAATTTGCTTTCTATGATTATCAAAGCAAAAAGTGGTTACCGATTGTAAGTAAACAGATCCAGAGCATTTTTTCTCTGCCTGAATCGATAGAGATTGAGTATGCCTTATCGGGATCCGTTTGGGATGAAGTGGAAACGCAAGATAACGATGATTTTATAGACGATACATATCTAGTCGATGTTGATATAGGAGAGCCGAGCGTCGTTTCCTTGAATCCTCAGGTTTATGTTATGTCTAGTGGTGAGGTTACCCCCTTTACATTGACTTTTTCTGCCTACGATGGAGAGCATAAAAAAGAGACGTTAACTGTTTCAGTTAGCATGAGTGGTGCGATTACTTTTTCCGAGTTAGTCAAGCCATGAAAAAAGTAAATCGAGGAATGACCTTACTAGAAGTGATGCTCGCCCTAGTGATTTTGGCAACGGCAGGTTTAGCGGTGATGAAATCGGCTTCGGAATCATTAAATAACCAAGCCTATCTTCAGGATAAAACCTTTGCACTGTGGGCTGCAAGCAACTATTTAGTCGAGCTTAAATTACAAAAAAAATGGCCCTCAAGTAGTTGGCAATCCGATACGCAAGAGCTTGCCGATTGCACTTGGTATATCCGTTATCAGGGTGTACAAACTGGTGATAGCAATTTTATTGCTTTAGATATCGAGGCGAGTGAAAAATTAGATGGCCCCGTATTAGCAGATATTAGGACTTACCTTGCAAAATAAGCGACATATTTTATCTCGCAGAGTAAATCAAGGCTTTACATTACTCGAGGTCTTAATTGCTATTGCCATTTTTGCACTGTTAAGTCTAACCGCATACCAAGTGCTGAAAGGCGTGATTGAAAGCGGACAAATTAGCAAAGAACACAGCGATTCATTAACACAATTGCAACGGGCAATGTTAATTATTGAGCAGGATTTTAGTCAGATAGTGGCTCGCACTTCCCGAGATGATGGAAATATAGAGGAGACGTTATATGTCATTCGAGCTGCTAAATCGTTATTTGAATCCGATGATCAAGGTATCGAATTCAATCGTTTAGGGTGGCAGAATCCGCTGGGGTTATTGCCCCGTTCAAATATTTTACGCGTACGCTATCGCTTGCAAGAGGGGCAATTACAACGTTTATACTTTCTTCATCCCGATATCGTTGCAGGACAGGAGCCGGAAGTACAAGTTTTATTAGAGGATATTGAAACACTTAGCTTTCGTTTTTGGCTCTCTGGTTGGCAAAACAGTTGGAATGATAGTAAGAAGCTACCCCAAGGGATCGAAATTAGCTTTACTAGCAAGCATTACGGGGAACTTCACCGAACATTTATTATCGCAGCTGGGGAGGTGTTGTGATCATGACGGCTGTTGGTAAGGGAAAGCAAAATGGCATTGCGTTGATTACCGTCTTGTTGATTTTAGCGATAATGGTGACCATCGCAGCAACAATGACAGGTCGCTTAACATTAAGTTTGAAACGCACCGAAGGGCTCGCTTTTTCACAAAAAGCCTACTGGTATGGGCAATCCGCCATTAGCTTAGGGACGATGATTTTAAATCAAGATATTGGTGACAGTGACGTTATTAGTCTCGATCAAATTTGGGCGACGCCCGGTATGATATTTCCACTTGAAAACGGTAATTTTGCTGGAGAAATTAAAGATTTACGTAGCTGTTTCAATATTAATTCACTTGCAGAACAGGATAAAAACAACATCACTGCTTTAGGAGTGCGCCAGTTTCAATCATTATTAGAGGCGATTGGCTTAAATGATTATAGTGCCGAGATGATAGCTCAATCAACACGTGATTGGATTGATAGTGATGATCAAGCGAGTGCTTTACAGGGGGCGGAGGATAGTCATTATCAAGGACTTGCCGTTCCACTTTTGGCGGCTAATAATTTTATGGTCGACCTTACTGAGCTTCGCTCTGTACAGGGGGTGAGTAAAAATATCTATGAAAAAATTGCACCTTATTTATGCGCAATTCCAGCAAATGAACAAAATATAAATGTGAATACGGTTAGTCTTGACCATCCTGAAATTTTATATGCGCTATTTAAACCAGATCATGATTTTACCATTTCTGATTTTAAGCAGCTCTTAGAAGATAGACCAATCAGTGGCTGGAATAATATTAGTGATTTTTTCGCGATGGATCTATTTAATGGGGTTGCCATCTCTGAAAAACAAAAAGGTCAACTTTCAGTTTCCAGTGATTTTTTTCAACTGAATGGGGTGGTTGAATATGAAGAGCGACTTTTGGCGATTAAAATTTTATTTCAGATGAAAGATAAAAAAGCAAACGTGATCCGTTACCAGTCCGGCGGCTTTAGTGGGGGTAATATTAGTGATTAAGGCAAGTGTAATTAAAAGAGATGGAGATTGTCAGTGACGGAACGATTAATTATTCGCTTAGCAAGTACAGCTTCGCAAAAAAATCATTGGCTAATATGGTCTGACAGTGAAAATGAGATTATTGCCTCTGGGCAAGTCGACACCGCTAAGCAGCTAGATTTATTAACGGAGAAAGCACAACAGCGCAAAGTTATCTGTTTATTACCAAGCGTTGATGTGTATATCAAGGACATTAAGATTAATGGTACTTTTAATCGTCAAATGCAGCAGGCGTTGCCCTATATTGTTGAAGAAGAATTGGCGACAGATGTTGAGCGTTTGCATTTTTCCGTGCTCGCGAAGCAAACGGATTTAGTCACCGTTGCTATCTGTAATAAACGCAAAATAGAGGATTGGTTAAGTTGGTTATCCGCCGCGCAAATTAATTGCCAACAATTTATTCCTGAGGGGTTAGCATTGCCGATTGGTAATGACCAAACATGGCAAGCGCTGCAATTAGATGATCAATGGTTAATACGAGAGGACCCATATCACGCATGGGCTTGTGACAGCAGTATGCTTGAGATCCTTTTAGAGAGTAAATGCCAAGCAGCAAGTCAACAAATTACCAGTTATAGCCCTCGACCTGAAATAACATTAGCAGAGTGGCTTGAGGCTCCGCCGATGTTACCCATGGAACTGCTTGTAAATGGAACTTTAAACAATAAGATTAATTTGCTCAGTGGGGAATTCTCACCTAAAAAGCCACCGAATAAACATTTAAAAAAATGGCGAATAGCAGCCATTATGGCAGGATTTTTATTTGTCTTGGTGGCGACGAATCGTTATTTGCACTATCTACACATAGAAAAACAGATACAAAATGTGAAGCAGCAGGTTGAAGTGGTCTACCAAAAAGCATTCCCTTTACAAAATAAATTGCAATATACCCGTATCAAGAAAAAAATTAAGAGCATGCTTAATGAAACTCAGGGTGGCAGTGACGATTCTCAATTCTTACTCATGCTTAA
This window of the Psychromonas sp. MME1 genome carries:
- the pckA gene encoding phosphoenolpyruvate carboxykinase (ATP), which encodes MTKAAILSSNALSKYGITGVSEIVYNPSYETLFTEEMSPNLEGFEKGIITQSGAVAVDTGIFTGRSPKDKYIVKDDTTRDTIWWSDQGKNDNKAIDQLTWNYLKKIVTEDLCNKRLFVVDAFCGANENSRLKVRFIMEVAWQAHFVTNMFIRPTAEELIDFEPDFVVINGAKTTNSQWQLQGLNSENFVAFNLTEKIQVIGGTWYGGEMKKGLFSVMNYLLPINGMASMHCSANMGEAGDTAIFFGLSGTGKTTLSTDSKRALIGDDEHGWDDEGVFNFEGGCYAKTIRLSPEAEPDIYNAIKRNALLENVVIDEDGVVDYDDASKTENARVSYPINHITNIVKPISKGGHAQKVIFLTADAFGVLPPVAKLTKAQTQYHFLSGFTAKLAGTERGITKPTPTFSACFGAAFLTLHPTQYSEQLVKRMEACGAEAYLVNTGWNGSGKRISIQDTRGIINAILDGSIEQANTKQIPYFNLEVPLALPNVDSNILDPRDTYASEAEWESKAEQLATLFIENFARYTDKSEGQALVAAGPQLKETCCL
- the hslO gene encoding Hsp33 family molecular chaperone HslO, yielding MSDQLQRFIFDDYQIRGEIAHADNSFHEIIKNHHYGAEVENIIGELAIATSLLTATLKFEGVIAVQIQGDGPLKFAVVNGNKDLQLRGAARVEGETTGLSFKELVGKGHLVITITPDNGERYQGIVELNNDSLSSCLEAYFKQSEQLPTCIILHASNTDETKAAGLLIQTLPAVDENHQAQFQHVTTLAATITAEELFNLNNEALLYRLYHEEKVRLFEPDSISFKCNCSQERCLSSLASIAPEEIREMLHENGAIDMHCEYCGSDYHFELNDLQILLNDQHNTEH
- the hslR gene encoding ribosome-associated heat shock protein Hsp15; this encodes MTDKKIRLDKWLWAARFYKTRSIAREMVQGGKVHYNGQRSKASKIVEIGAILSIRQGDIIKQVRIEVLSEQRCGAPIAETLYNETQESISKREQYQTLRKLSLQNAPHPDRKPNKKERRELIQAKTQRNSANYD
- a CDS encoding type II secretion system protein N, with the translated sequence MVVPLSIILQKAFKPVLIILSALIAYQIALLTWSLLPQKEPQSQWIAPLVTSATVDNKVSTVQLQGLHLFGKVAIAEEKIKPTEEVRDAPKTKLNLTLVGVVSASNPLYSSAIIVYQNAQDSYFIDSIIEGTKAKISKIHQDRVLLDVDGELQTLMLDGVEMLEQKQQEHGAVVSAPSAKISSNRSKSEVKTISIDREALLKILGK
- a CDS encoding PDZ domain-containing protein, which encodes MSPVREDNEIKGYRVSPGKDKDLFEEAGLQSGDLAVEVNGVDLTDMQEALGLMKMLPTMSEITLTVERGGELHEIYFTVP
- a CDS encoding secretin N-terminal domain-containing protein, with product MMFLRIKKQLSKLLQISLCAFMIHGLVSESVLATEYSASFKNADIKEFINIVGKNLNKTIILDPAVRGNINVRSYDLLNEQQYYHFFLNVLEVYGFAVVTMPNNIIKVIKSKDAKTSAIPVVDDGMLSGDEMVTRVVPVLNVSVRELAPLLRQLNDNAGGGNVVHYDPSNIIMLTGRAAVVNRLVKIIQRVDKAGDQEVDIVRLKYASALEMVKTITAIQKPAAGSKSNTPSILEPRLVADERTNSLIISGTPNSDTHCGIG
- a CDS encoding secretin N-terminal domain-containing protein encodes the protein MALVKSLDEELKNDGNTRVFYLKYAKAKEVVDVLKGVSKNLEKATGQSNSKTGTDLSIESHEGTNAIVVSAQPALMASLGSIIRQLDIRRAQVLVEAIIVEVSEADGIKLSTQFATSSGGTSFNDNGVSTGEVIAAINDDSSDNEAALNVLNKLSGGIIGITGSDWGVLLQAISTSSNSNILATPSLTTLDNQEASFIVGDEVPVLTGSAASSNNDNPFQTIERKEIGVKLNVTPQINEGDAVQMVIEQEVSNIKGQTSVDVIFATRAVKTTVLAKSGETVIIGGLINESVNETVDKVPLLGDIPYLGQLFRSTKSSTEKRNLMIFIRATIIRDDQTMNNLSTRKYSLIREVQMGERDRGINLMPNSLAPVLPAWGKVMKLILRVL